Proteins from one Halovivax limisalsi genomic window:
- a CDS encoding geranylgeranylglycerol-phosphate geranylgeranyltransferase, which translates to MTLPETGRGLFELLRPVNALAAAMLTLIGGFVAGGVPDAGLAITAATVATFFGTGAGNAINDYFDRAIDAHNKPGRPIPRGAVTPRQALWFSIACFAGAVGLALTLPPLAIAIATANLVALVIYTKVFKGLPGAGNAVVAYLVGSTFLFGAAAATNIAPALVLFALAALSTVSREIVKDVEDVEGDRKEGLNTLPIAIGERRSLWIATIVLVVAIIASPLPYLLDQFSAAYLVVVVPAAGYMLFAARASFRDPATGQSYLKYGMFLAALAFVVGRASVYVEVPL; encoded by the coding sequence ATGACGCTGCCGGAGACTGGCCGGGGCCTGTTCGAATTGCTGCGGCCGGTGAACGCCCTGGCCGCCGCAATGCTGACCCTGATCGGGGGCTTCGTCGCCGGCGGCGTTCCGGATGCCGGCCTCGCGATCACGGCGGCGACCGTCGCGACCTTTTTCGGAACCGGTGCCGGCAACGCGATCAACGATTACTTCGACCGCGCGATCGACGCTCACAACAAGCCGGGGCGGCCGATCCCCCGCGGGGCCGTCACGCCGAGACAGGCACTCTGGTTCTCGATCGCCTGTTTCGCCGGCGCGGTCGGGCTGGCACTAACCCTCCCGCCACTCGCGATCGCGATCGCGACTGCGAACCTCGTCGCGCTGGTGATCTACACGAAGGTGTTCAAGGGGCTCCCCGGCGCGGGGAACGCGGTCGTCGCCTACCTGGTCGGGAGCACGTTCCTCTTCGGTGCGGCGGCTGCAACCAATATCGCACCGGCGCTGGTCCTCTTTGCGCTCGCGGCGCTCTCGACGGTCAGTCGCGAGATCGTCAAAGACGTCGAGGACGTCGAGGGCGATCGAAAGGAGGGCTTGAACACGCTGCCGATCGCGATCGGGGAGCGCCGTTCGCTCTGGATCGCCACGATCGTCCTCGTCGTCGCGATCATCGCCAGTCCGCTCCCCTACCTCCTGGATCAGTTCAGCGCCGCGTATCTCGTGGTAGTCGTCCCGGCGGCGGGATACATGCTCTTTGCCGCACGGGCGAGCTTCCGCGATCCCGCGACGGGGCAGTCCTATCTCAAATACGGCATGTTTCTGGCTGCGCTGGCCTTCGTCGTCGGACGGGCATCTGTGTACGTCGAGGTGCCGCTGTAG
- a CDS encoding DUF7511 domain-containing protein has protein sequence MSVQDPPVGGSADAGSEELELLTDDERVWTAVPTDAEGEQRLTQWLSVETELLCSLEDWR, from the coding sequence ATGTCCGTCCAGGACCCACCCGTCGGCGGGAGCGCGGATGCGGGATCCGAAGAGCTCGAACTACTCACGGACGACGAGCGGGTATGGACAGCAGTGCCGACCGACGCGGAGGGCGAGCAGCGATTGACACAGTGGTTGTCGGTCGAGACGGAACTGCTCTGTTCGCTCGAGGACTGGCGATAA
- a CDS encoding type IV pilin, producing the protein MNGTLSERLIGSDDERAVSPVIGVILMVAITVILAAVIAAFVMGIGPGSDAVTANVDIAGDGTSEVTVTVQDGGSADNLVIVNPDNGQVLSDTNSEAANTGVEYTISNTGSNSDFTGSDSTFGTGTEYTIYAIQGDLSAGDPLDGAEGSTQVGTFELG; encoded by the coding sequence ATGAACGGAACACTAAGCGAACGACTGATCGGATCGGACGACGAACGCGCCGTATCACCGGTGATCGGCGTAATCCTCATGGTTGCGATAACGGTGATTCTTGCAGCTGTGATTGCGGCCTTCGTGATGGGGATCGGGCCAGGCAGTGATGCAGTGACTGCAAATGTCGACATCGCAGGAGATGGCACGAGCGAAGTTACTGTTACTGTTCAAGATGGCGGTAGTGCGGATAATCTAGTTATAGTGAATCCGGACAATGGCCAAGTCCTGTCTGACACCAATTCAGAGGCGGCCAATACGGGAGTTGAGTATACAATCTCGAATACTGGTTCGAACTCTGACTTTACTGGGTCGGACAGTACCTTCGGCACCGGGACTGAGTATACTATCTACGCAATCCAGGGAGACCTGTCGGCCGGAGATCCCCTAGATGGAGCTGAGGGCAGTACTCAGGTCGGTACCTTCGAACTCGGATAA
- the metG gene encoding methionine--tRNA ligase, which translates to MSHEDFPTDEPAVVTCGLPYANGDLHIGHLRGYIGADAFSRALESLGQETAYVSGSDMHGTPVAVNAEREGVDPEDFALEWHEQYEETFPQFAVDFDNYGHTHDETNTELTREIVRTLDDEGYVYEKEIQVAYDPQADQYLPDRYVEGTCPYCGAKARGDECDEGCQRHLEPGEVEDPTSAITGNPAEYRERTHKFFAVSEFADYLTEFLDCLEGTSNARNQPRQWIEDGLQDWCITRDMDWGIDYPSDEDGEEDLVLYVWVDAPIEYISSTKQYAERVGADAYDWEDVWRADGEIVHVIGRDIIQHHTIFWPAMLEAAGYNAPRAVAATGFITINGKGLSTSRNRAIWAKEYLDEGFHPDLLRYYLTTTGGLQQDVDFSWDAFQEKVNGELVGTVGNFWYRSLLFSHRNYDGTPETDVSDEVESRIEAAIDEFHGAVNNYSLREVGLAATRLAQFGNEYIQRNEPWKLTDDAPDRAAQVIRDCVQLAKAVGVLLYPIAPGKAQALWEQLGEDGDVADAEVEAALAAPPRTFEEPAELFETLEDDRVAELNDALETRIEEAASGTDAGGTTDGDDGPDAAAAETESDDTTGGESAGMTDTDDLEPLLEDRISFEDFQDLDIRVGRIESAEGIDGADDLARLEVDIGFETRQVVAGIKQLHDLDELPGTRCILLANMEPAELFGVESNGMVLAAGEDADLLTTHDDAALGEKVR; encoded by the coding sequence ATGAGTCACGAAGACTTTCCGACGGACGAGCCGGCGGTGGTGACCTGCGGGCTCCCCTACGCGAACGGGGACTTGCACATCGGCCACCTCCGCGGATACATCGGCGCGGACGCGTTCTCGCGCGCGCTCGAATCGCTCGGGCAAGAGACGGCGTACGTCTCGGGCTCGGACATGCACGGCACGCCGGTCGCCGTCAACGCCGAACGTGAGGGCGTCGATCCCGAGGACTTCGCCCTCGAGTGGCACGAACAGTACGAGGAGACGTTCCCGCAGTTCGCGGTCGACTTCGACAACTACGGCCACACCCACGACGAGACGAACACCGAACTGACCCGGGAGATCGTCCGGACACTGGACGACGAAGGCTACGTCTACGAGAAGGAGATCCAGGTCGCCTACGATCCGCAGGCCGACCAGTACCTCCCCGATCGCTACGTCGAGGGAACCTGCCCCTACTGCGGCGCGAAAGCCCGCGGCGACGAGTGCGACGAGGGCTGTCAGCGTCACCTCGAACCCGGCGAAGTCGAGGACCCGACGAGCGCGATCACGGGCAATCCGGCGGAGTACCGCGAGCGGACCCACAAGTTCTTCGCCGTTTCTGAGTTCGCCGACTACCTCACCGAGTTCCTGGACTGCCTGGAAGGGACCTCGAACGCGCGGAACCAGCCGCGCCAGTGGATCGAGGACGGGCTCCAGGACTGGTGTATCACCCGCGACATGGACTGGGGGATCGACTACCCATCCGACGAGGATGGTGAGGAGGACCTCGTCCTCTACGTCTGGGTCGACGCGCCGATCGAGTACATTTCGAGCACGAAGCAGTACGCAGAGCGCGTCGGCGCCGACGCGTACGACTGGGAGGACGTGTGGCGAGCGGACGGCGAGATCGTCCACGTCATCGGCCGCGACATCATCCAGCACCACACGATCTTCTGGCCGGCGATGCTCGAAGCGGCGGGCTACAACGCGCCCCGCGCGGTCGCCGCGACCGGTTTTATCACCATCAACGGGAAGGGGCTCTCGACGAGTCGAAATCGGGCCATCTGGGCGAAGGAGTACCTCGACGAGGGCTTCCACCCGGATCTCCTCCGCTATTACCTCACGACGACCGGCGGCCTCCAGCAGGACGTCGACTTCTCGTGGGACGCCTTCCAGGAGAAGGTAAACGGCGAACTCGTCGGGACCGTCGGCAACTTCTGGTACCGCAGCCTGCTGTTTTCCCACCGCAATTACGACGGCACGCCCGAGACCGACGTCTCCGACGAAGTCGAATCGCGCATCGAGGCGGCGATCGACGAATTTCACGGCGCGGTCAACAACTACTCGCTGCGCGAGGTCGGCCTCGCCGCGACCCGCCTCGCCCAGTTCGGCAACGAGTACATCCAGCGCAACGAACCCTGGAAGCTCACCGACGACGCGCCCGACAGGGCCGCCCAGGTCATCCGCGACTGCGTCCAACTCGCGAAGGCCGTCGGCGTCCTGCTGTACCCGATCGCACCCGGGAAGGCCCAGGCGCTCTGGGAGCAACTGGGCGAGGACGGTGACGTCGCCGACGCGGAGGTCGAGGCCGCGCTGGCGGCCCCGCCGCGCACCTTCGAGGAACCCGCGGAACTGTTCGAGACGCTCGAGGACGACCGCGTCGCGGAACTGAACGACGCGCTCGAAACGCGCATCGAGGAGGCGGCGAGCGGCACCGACGCTGGAGGGACGACGGACGGTGACGACGGTCCGGACGCCGCTGCGGCCGAAACCGAAAGCGACGACACGACCGGCGGCGAATCGGCTGGCATGACCGACACCGACGACCTCGAACCGCTCCTCGAGGATCGCATCAGCTTCGAGGACTTCCAGGACCTCGACATCCGCGTCGGCCGCATCGAGTCGGCCGAGGGAATCGACGGCGCCGACGACCTCGCACGCCTCGAGGTCGACATCGGCTTCGAGACCAGGCAGGTGGTCGCCGGCATCAAGCAACTGCACGACCTCGACGAACTGCCCGGGACGCGCTGTATCCTCCTCGCGAACATGGAACCTGCGGAACTGTTCGGCGTCGAATCCAACGGTATGGTCCTCGCCGCGGGCGAGGACGCCGACCTGCTCACCACGCACGACGACGCGGCGCTGGGCGAGAAAGTGCGCTGA
- the mfnA gene encoding tyrosine decarboxylase MfnA, which produces MQAEPEGFDRVLSSMCTEPHPSARDAAERFLATNPGDPGTYPTVADLEDRAVELLGELASLDDPSGYVASGGTEANIQAVRIARERARARGIDSPTVVLPESAHFSFRKAADLLDVSLTVVPTDAGHRVRLDAVRDAVDEETALVVGVAGSTEYGRVDPIPALGAIAHDYGALFHVDAAWGGFVLPFTDREWHFGHAPVDSMTIDPHKMGRAAIPAGGLLVRDDSLLDELAVDTPYLETTSQATLSGTRSGAGVASAVAAIETLWPDGYAAQYERSQENAEWLAARLSDLGYDVVDPTLPLVAADVPANTFEGLRDEGWRISRTASGELRVVCMPHVTRDKLAAFVDDLAAVGPRTPNAVADDD; this is translated from the coding sequence ATGCAGGCCGAGCCCGAGGGGTTCGACCGGGTGCTGTCCTCGATGTGCACGGAGCCGCATCCGTCCGCCCGGGACGCGGCCGAGCGCTTTCTCGCGACGAATCCCGGCGATCCCGGGACGTACCCGACCGTCGCCGACCTCGAAGATCGAGCCGTCGAATTGCTCGGCGAACTCGCGTCGCTCGACGATCCGTCCGGGTACGTCGCCAGCGGCGGGACCGAGGCGAACATCCAGGCGGTCCGGATCGCCCGCGAGCGAGCGAGAGCTCGCGGTATCGATTCGCCGACCGTCGTGCTGCCCGAGTCGGCACACTTCAGCTTCCGGAAGGCCGCCGACTTGCTCGACGTCTCGCTGACGGTCGTCCCGACGGACGCGGGCCATCGGGTGCGCCTCGACGCCGTCCGCGACGCGGTGGACGAGGAGACCGCGCTCGTCGTCGGCGTCGCCGGCAGCACCGAGTACGGACGAGTGGATCCGATTCCGGCGCTCGGGGCGATTGCGCACGACTACGGGGCGCTCTTCCACGTCGACGCGGCCTGGGGCGGCTTCGTGCTCCCGTTCACCGACCGCGAGTGGCACTTCGGCCACGCGCCGGTCGACTCGATGACGATCGACCCGCACAAGATGGGCCGGGCCGCGATCCCGGCGGGCGGGTTGCTCGTCCGCGATGACTCGTTACTCGACGAACTCGCCGTCGACACGCCGTACCTGGAGACGACCTCGCAGGCGACGCTTTCGGGTACCCGATCGGGTGCCGGCGTGGCCAGCGCCGTCGCGGCGATCGAAACCCTCTGGCCTGACGGGTACGCTGCGCAGTACGAGCGCTCGCAGGAAAACGCCGAGTGGCTCGCCGCCCGGCTGTCCGACCTGGGCTACGACGTCGTCGACCCGACGCTGCCGCTCGTCGCCGCGGACGTCCCCGCGAACACGTTCGAAGGGCTTCGCGACGAAGGGTGGCGGATTTCACGGACCGCGTCGGGCGAACTCCGGGTCGTCTGTATGCCCCACGTGACGCGGGACAAACTGGCGGCCTTCGTCGACGACCTCGCAGCCGTCGGTCCCCGGACGCCGAACGCGGTGGCCGACGACGATTGA
- a CDS encoding TrmB family transcriptional regulator, with translation MVIDIETFEETPEPELGELSNPEKVLQFLLSNDDKAFKAAEIAEGTGINPNSIATVLGRLEDRGLVRHKADYWAIGDPERIESFGRYRRVTERLNERYGAEDPAAWREHAAEETAADDRDE, from the coding sequence ATGGTCATCGATATCGAGACGTTCGAAGAAACGCCCGAACCGGAACTGGGTGAGTTGAGCAACCCCGAGAAGGTGCTGCAGTTCCTCCTCTCGAACGACGACAAGGCGTTCAAGGCCGCGGAGATTGCCGAGGGAACCGGGATCAACCCGAATTCGATCGCGACGGTTCTCGGTCGACTCGAAGACCGTGGGCTCGTCCGTCACAAAGCCGACTACTGGGCGATCGGCGATCCCGAACGCATCGAATCGTTCGGCCGGTACCGTCGCGTCACCGAACGGTTGAACGAACGGTACGGAGCCGAGGATCCCGCTGCGTGGCGTGAACACGCGGCCGAAGAGACCGCCGCCGACGATCGAGACGAATGA
- the ppsA gene encoding phosphoenolpyruvate synthase: MAVLWLDEIGAGDVESVGGKGASLGELTGAGLPVPPGFVVTASTYRAFIEDAGIDEELFDAVDVDVEDSAALADAADRAQELIEETPFPDELREEILRAYDDVGGEDEAFVAVRSSATAEDLPDASFAGQQETFLNVTGEDLLNRVRRCWASLFTQRAIYYRQEQGFDHSVVNIAVVVQQMVDAEKSGVMFTSHPSTGDPTMIVEAAWGLGEAVVSGAVSPDNYVIDRDTRDVDVTVADKKVKHEKDPETGETVEVEVEPEKREARVLSDAELDRLVELGEHVEAHYETPQDVEWAMADGEDFMLQSRPITTIDDEGITDAAETEAAAKGITDGSGSVESVDPESGAPIEDAAADGDLLVDGLGSSPGRVSGPARLITKLDDLDKVREGDIIVTEMTTPDMVPAMKRAAGIVTDEGGMTSHAAIVSRELGVPAIVGTTNATSVLDDGRQVTLDGEKGQVLAGAEVEAEAEHEPVEDVRPQSPVKPMTATEVKVNVSIPEAAERAAATGADGVGLLRTEHMILSLNKTPAKFIADEGVDAYVEELVEGIRGVADEFYPRPVRVRTLDAPTDEFRELEGGEDEPAEHNPMLGYRGIRRSLDRPDVFAHELEAFRRLFELGYDNVEIMLPLVNDAEDVYRTKQLMKEAGIDPEKQTWGVMIETPASALGVESMAEAGIDFASFGTNDLTQYTLAVDRNNEHVADRFDELHPSVLRLIGDVIETCREHGVDTSICGQAGSKPEMVRFLVNEGISSISANIDAVRDVQHEVKRVEQKLLLDSVR; the protein is encoded by the coding sequence ATGGCTGTACTCTGGCTGGACGAGATCGGCGCCGGCGACGTCGAGTCCGTCGGCGGCAAAGGCGCGTCCCTGGGAGAACTCACGGGGGCAGGCTTGCCGGTCCCGCCTGGCTTCGTCGTCACCGCTTCCACCTATCGCGCGTTCATCGAGGACGCAGGCATCGACGAAGAACTGTTCGACGCCGTCGACGTCGACGTCGAAGACTCCGCGGCGCTGGCCGACGCCGCGGACCGCGCCCAGGAGCTCATCGAGGAGACGCCGTTTCCGGACGAGCTCCGCGAGGAGATCCTGCGCGCGTACGACGACGTCGGGGGCGAGGACGAGGCCTTCGTCGCCGTTCGCTCCTCGGCGACCGCCGAGGACCTGCCGGACGCCTCCTTCGCGGGCCAGCAGGAGACGTTCCTCAACGTCACCGGCGAGGACCTGCTGAACCGGGTTCGCCGGTGCTGGGCGTCGCTGTTCACCCAGCGGGCGATCTACTACCGCCAGGAGCAGGGTTTCGACCACTCCGTGGTCAACATCGCGGTCGTCGTCCAGCAGATGGTCGACGCCGAGAAGTCCGGCGTCATGTTCACCAGCCACCCCTCGACCGGCGACCCGACGATGATCGTCGAGGCCGCCTGGGGACTCGGCGAGGCCGTCGTCTCGGGCGCCGTCTCGCCCGACAACTACGTGATCGACCGCGACACCCGCGACGTCGACGTCACCGTCGCCGACAAGAAGGTCAAACACGAGAAAGATCCCGAGACCGGCGAGACGGTCGAAGTCGAGGTCGAGCCCGAGAAACGCGAGGCGCGCGTGCTTTCGGACGCCGAACTCGACCGGCTCGTCGAACTGGGCGAGCACGTCGAGGCCCACTACGAGACGCCCCAGGACGTCGAGTGGGCGATGGCCGACGGCGAGGACTTCATGCTGCAGTCCCGGCCGATCACGACGATCGACGACGAGGGCATCACCGACGCGGCCGAGACCGAGGCGGCCGCGAAGGGCATCACCGACGGCAGCGGCAGCGTCGAGAGCGTCGACCCCGAGTCCGGCGCGCCGATCGAGGACGCCGCGGCCGACGGCGACCTGCTGGTCGACGGCCTGGGATCGAGCCCGGGTCGTGTCTCCGGCCCCGCCCGGTTGATCACCAAGCTCGACGACCTCGACAAGGTGCGCGAAGGTGATATCATCGTTACCGAGATGACCACGCCAGACATGGTGCCCGCGATGAAGCGCGCGGCGGGCATCGTCACCGACGAGGGCGGCATGACGAGTCACGCCGCCATCGTCTCGCGCGAACTCGGCGTCCCCGCGATCGTCGGGACGACCAACGCCACGTCCGTCCTCGACGACGGTCGTCAGGTCACCCTCGACGGCGAGAAGGGCCAGGTCCTGGCCGGGGCGGAAGTCGAGGCGGAGGCGGAACACGAACCCGTCGAGGACGTCCGCCCGCAGTCGCCGGTCAAACCCATGACCGCGACCGAGGTCAAGGTCAACGTCTCCATCCCCGAGGCCGCAGAGCGCGCGGCCGCGACGGGCGCCGACGGCGTGGGCCTCCTGCGGACCGAACACATGATCCTCTCGCTGAACAAGACCCCGGCGAAGTTCATCGCGGACGAGGGCGTCGACGCCTACGTCGAGGAACTCGTCGAGGGGATCCGCGGCGTCGCCGACGAGTTCTACCCGCGGCCCGTCCGCGTCCGCACGCTCGACGCGCCCACCGACGAGTTCCGGGAGCTCGAGGGCGGCGAGGACGAACCCGCGGAGCACAACCCGATGCTCGGCTACCGCGGCATCCGCCGCAGCCTCGACCGTCCGGACGTCTTCGCCCACGAACTCGAGGCGTTCCGCCGGCTCTTCGAGCTGGGCTACGACAACGTCGAGATCATGCTCCCGCTGGTCAACGACGCCGAAGACGTCTACCGGACGAAGCAACTGATGAAAGAGGCCGGGATCGACCCCGAGAAGCAGACCTGGGGCGTGATGATCGAGACGCCCGCCTCCGCGCTCGGCGTCGAGTCGATGGCCGAGGCCGGCATCGACTTCGCCTCGTTCGGGACGAACGACCTCACGCAGTACACCCTCGCGGTCGACCGGAACAACGAGCACGTCGCCGACCGCTTCGACGAACTCCACCCGTCTGTGCTGCGCCTGATCGGCGACGTCATCGAGACCTGTCGGGAACACGGCGTCGACACCTCGATCTGCGGCCAGGCCGGCTCGAAACCCGAGATGGTCCGGTTCCTCGTCAACGAGGGGATCAGTTCCATCTCGGCGAACATCGACGCCGTCCGCGACGTTCAACACGAGGTCAAGCGCGTCGAGCAGAAGCTGTTGCTGGATTCGGTGCGATAA
- the hmgA gene encoding hydroxymethylglutaryl-CoA reductase (NADPH) encodes MTDPETLAQRVRDGELRLHELEAHADAETAATARRRFVAAETGADLAAIGDYAFPAEAAETAIENLVGGAQLPMGVAGPVPVDGGAADGEYHLPLATTEGALVASVNRGLSVLRTAGGASARVTKNGMTRAPVFRVSGVVEAAEVVEWVGEHEDRLREAAESTTSHGELLGIEPYVVGDSVYLRFAYDTKDAMGMNMATIATGAACDVVEAETPASLVAVSGNLCSDKKPAAINAVEGRGRSVTADVVIPGDVVEDRLGTTAAGIVEANTRKNLVGSAKAGSLGFNAHAANVVAAAFLATGQDEAHVVEGSNAITTMETRENGVDGSADLYASISLASLPVGTVGGGTKLPTQAEALDVLGVRGGGDPAGSNADELAEVIAVGALAGELSLLAALSSRHLASAHEDLGR; translated from the coding sequence ATGACCGACCCCGAGACCCTCGCACAGCGCGTTCGCGACGGCGAGTTGCGATTGCACGAACTCGAGGCCCACGCCGACGCCGAGACGGCCGCGACGGCCCGAAGGCGGTTCGTCGCGGCCGAGACCGGCGCCGACCTGGCGGCGATCGGCGACTACGCCTTCCCGGCCGAAGCGGCCGAGACGGCGATCGAGAACCTCGTCGGCGGGGCGCAACTGCCGATGGGCGTTGCGGGACCGGTCCCCGTCGACGGCGGCGCGGCCGACGGCGAGTACCACCTCCCGCTCGCGACGACCGAAGGCGCGCTCGTCGCCTCCGTCAATCGCGGGCTCTCGGTCCTGCGGACGGCGGGCGGAGCGAGCGCTCGCGTCACGAAGAACGGCATGACGCGCGCCCCGGTCTTTCGCGTCTCGGGCGTCGTCGAGGCCGCCGAGGTCGTCGAGTGGGTGGGCGAGCACGAGGACCGTCTCCGCGAGGCCGCCGAGTCGACGACCAGCCACGGCGAACTGCTCGGGATCGAGCCCTACGTCGTCGGCGACTCGGTCTACCTGCGATTCGCCTACGACACGAAGGACGCGATGGGGATGAACATGGCCACGATCGCGACGGGCGCGGCTTGCGACGTCGTCGAGGCCGAAACGCCGGCCTCGCTCGTCGCCGTCTCCGGAAACCTCTGTTCCGATAAGAAGCCCGCGGCAATCAACGCGGTTGAGGGTCGCGGTCGATCCGTGACGGCAGACGTCGTGATCCCCGGCGACGTGGTCGAAGACCGCCTGGGGACGACCGCGGCCGGCATCGTGGAAGCCAACACGCGAAAGAACCTCGTCGGGAGCGCGAAGGCCGGCAGTCTCGGGTTCAACGCGCACGCGGCGAACGTCGTCGCCGCCGCGTTCCTAGCGACCGGCCAGGACGAGGCTCACGTCGTCGAGGGCTCGAACGCCATCACCACGATGGAGACCCGCGAGAACGGCGTCGACGGATCCGCGGACCTCTACGCCAGCATCTCGCTCGCGTCGCTCCCGGTCGGCACCGTCGGCGGCGGCACGAAACTGCCGACCCAGGCCGAAGCGCTCGACGTACTCGGCGTCCGCGGCGGCGGAGACCCGGCAGGGTCGAACGCCGACGAACTGGCCGAGGTCATCGCCGTCGGAGCCCTCGCCGGCGAGCTCTCCCTGCTGGCGGCGCTCTCCTCGCGCCACCTCGCGAGCGCGCACGAAGATCTCGGTCGGTAG
- a CDS encoding amidohydrolase — protein sequence MTAAADLVLLDGEVHTLASPDGDGPIVASRSSADADETHEAVAVRDGDIVRVGKTTEIEHLRGVETDVVDCEGRVVLPGFVDAHTHMETLGLYLVHADLSEAGSLADALDALARQAETDREWILGFGYDESEWSESRYPTRDDLDSVSEERPVVAMRVDMHTASLNSVAIDRLVDDLPPEDVRTEGGEPTGIVVEDAATQVWSGSEDSDAETRELVTAAIERATSLGVTCVHEKVRHSRAPRIYRELDRDGELDCRVRLDYWSDHLESAIDVGLATNAGSDFVETGAIKSFTDGSIGARTAKVSEPYADLPDAAESSRSGESGASDDESADPRGQWVVDPDELASIADEAAANDYQLTVHAIGDEAIGAAVDVLAETQNADAARHRIEHVELATDHHLEQMAEAGIVASMQPNFHQWARPGGLYDQRLGEDRRERSNRLSDALEAGVPLALGSDCMPLDPLGGIHHAVTAPMDCQRLSVTEAVRGYTIGAAYAGFDEDRLGTIEVGKCADLVVLEESPWENPERIDEIDVATTIVDGDVVYR from the coding sequence ATGACCGCTGCAGCCGACCTGGTCCTCCTCGACGGGGAGGTGCACACGCTCGCCAGTCCGGACGGAGACGGGCCGATCGTCGCCAGCCGGAGCTCAGCCGACGCGGACGAAACGCACGAGGCCGTCGCCGTCCGCGACGGCGACATCGTCCGGGTGGGAAAGACGACCGAGATCGAACACCTGCGGGGCGTCGAGACCGACGTCGTCGACTGCGAAGGGCGGGTCGTCCTCCCCGGGTTCGTCGACGCGCACACGCACATGGAAACCCTCGGTCTGTATCTCGTCCACGCCGACCTCTCGGAGGCCGGGAGCCTCGCTGATGCCCTCGACGCGCTGGCCCGCCAGGCCGAGACTGATCGCGAGTGGATCCTCGGCTTCGGGTACGACGAGAGCGAGTGGTCCGAGTCGCGCTATCCCACGCGCGACGACCTCGATTCCGTCAGCGAGGAGCGCCCGGTCGTCGCGATGCGCGTCGACATGCACACGGCGTCGCTCAACTCGGTGGCCATCGACCGACTCGTCGACGATCTCCCGCCCGAAGACGTCCGAACCGAAGGCGGCGAGCCGACGGGGATCGTCGTGGAGGACGCGGCGACGCAGGTCTGGAGCGGCTCGGAGGACAGCGACGCGGAGACGCGGGAACTGGTCACCGCCGCGATCGAGCGCGCCACCTCGCTCGGGGTCACCTGCGTTCACGAGAAGGTCAGGCACTCGCGCGCGCCCCGGATCTACCGCGAACTCGATCGCGACGGGGAGCTCGACTGTCGGGTTCGCCTCGACTACTGGAGCGATCACCTCGAGAGCGCGATCGACGTGGGCCTGGCAACCAACGCGGGGAGCGACTTCGTCGAGACGGGCGCGATCAAGTCGTTCACCGACGGGAGCATCGGCGCGCGCACCGCGAAGGTGAGCGAGCCGTACGCCGACCTGCCGGACGCTGCGGAGTCGTCCAGGTCGGGCGAATCCGGGGCGAGCGACGACGAATCGGCCGATCCCCGCGGCCAGTGGGTCGTCGACCCGGACGAACTGGCGTCGATCGCCGACGAGGCCGCCGCGAACGACTACCAGTTGACGGTCCACGCCATCGGCGACGAGGCCATCGGCGCGGCCGTCGACGTCCTCGCGGAGACACAGAACGCCGACGCGGCGCGCCACCGGATCGAGCACGTCGAACTCGCGACGGACCACCACCTCGAGCAAATGGCGGAGGCGGGCATCGTCGCCTCGATGCAACCGAACTTCCACCAGTGGGCCCGGCCGGGCGGCCTCTACGATCAGCGCCTGGGCGAGGACCGGCGCGAGCGCTCGAACCGGCTCAGCGACGCGCTCGAGGCGGGCGTCCCGCTCGCGCTCGGGTCGGATTGCATGCCCCTCGACCCGCTGGGCGGGATTCACCACGCCGTCACCGCCCCGATGGACTGCCAGCGGCTCTCCGTGACCGAGGCCGTCCGGGGCTACACGATCGGGGCCGCCTACGCCGGCTTCGACGAGGACCGGTTGGGGACCATCGAGGTCGGGAAGTGCGCGGATCTGGTGGTGCTCGAGGAGTCGCCGTGGGAGAATCCCGAGCGGATCGACGAGATCGACGTGGCGACGACGATCGTGGACGGCGACGTCGTGTATCGTTGA